The genomic interval GTAAGCAGTTAAAAAGCTCAATTTTCCTTGAAAAATCTTAATGGAAGTAGTATTGGCAAAGGAGTGTATTAGATGCTGGATGTGAACATGTAATGCGATGCACGCATGAATAAAGGCATTGTGTACACTAATTGTTTGTGCGTACAATAGACTTAAATTTGTTGCGTgtacatttttaatgaaatgtgaCTCGATCAAAGTTTGCAGCTCGATATATGCTCTGTGTATGGAACAGAGTCAAGGGACATAAATGATGAGTGACCTACCAAAGGGCACTTGCGCACAGCACACTGACTGGCTTTCGAACCCAGGTTGTGAGACCAATGTTTGAGCAACTGAACTATTGTGCCACTTATcagttgttttttttcctgaatataagcaatcatgaatatgacaagaaaaagaaaacatgtaTAATGATTCTATTTCCAGTGCAGTACTTTGGACTCTTCCTTTATAAAAGCTTTTTAACTGATGTTTATAATCATTACACTCCCTAAATAGGCAACATAatgaatcatattttttatttttcaaactgTGTTTGAATTTGTCATTGTTGCCAGTTTAAGGAAGGAGTGGAAGCAAGTAATCCAAACCTTAGTTTGATGTGTTTCTATGGgttaatatttgaatttttatgggTTCGTGATGTTTATTTTGACCTTATTATTTTCCGTTGCAGAGGAGAGGTAGTAAAGCAGTCTTCCAATTTTATCCAGAGAACCCCAGTCAGCTGGAGTTGATCACATCACAGGCAATGAGGGCAGGCTTCACAGGAGGACTGGTGGTAGATTTTCCCAACAGCACAAGAgcaaaaaagtaataatattcATCCTAGTAACCTGATTCATTACCCATCAAAGTTTTTAAAGTACTTGTGGAAATTGCATCTGATCCAATTGCATATTTTCTTTAGATGCGCAAATGACCTTAGATGTGCACTTATTTatgcttattttattttttctctcctgATATaactaatggggggggggggggtgcaggtgAACAACTTCTctggggtttccccctactcttaaaTACAAAGAGTGCAGAGGGTTCTTTAAGTGCAGGGCTTCCTTTTAACATCATATCCGAGggatggagtgttttccaatgtaacatagcctgcattcATGGAGCATGGGAGGGACACATTTACACACAATGCAGGCTTCAGTCATTTGCACGGGGTAGACTTGAACCCACATCCTTTGGTTCGACAGGCATACACTGACCAAGCTAACTATTTCCCTTTCGTGAATGATGGGCCATataatgtttttaattattttgtgtcTGTATTTTTTTCAGGATGTTCTTATGTTTATTTGCTGGAGTTAGTAATCCAACGCTGCCCAAGGTATGTATTATATCACATCCACATAAACATAGTGAAAGACAAACTCATTGTaatataaatatgatataaatatcattgtAATATACCACTTTGTACTTGTCATGTGCACTGTTCCTCTTATAATACCAGCAACATTTGGTACCGGTACAATAAATGTCTAGATTTTATATGACTGCTCTTAAAGTTAAAGTTCTAAGCAGTTACTTTTCCAGTGAACTCAACTGTTCGATATTGAATTGTATCTATATGCATGTTCCTTTCATGTCCCCTACATGTAGCTTTTTCTTACTTAATACTTTTCCTATACTTTTAGCGCATAGGACATGCAATTTGCTATGTGTATGTGTGATGCACTATAAAAGAACCAAGTAATACTATATTATTACTTGATTGACCTATTATTGAAACTAGTGTACAAGTCTTTtcaagaagaagaacaagaaggaggagaaggaaggggggggggagagagaggatctaagaaggaaggaaggatgaGAAGATCCATAACGAGTGGAGGTGTAAAATGAGGGAAAGAAAATGAGGGGAAAGAAGGCGGATGAGAAGTTGGAGAAGATAGTGGAAGGAGAGGGAACAGAAGTgggatagtgatgatgatgctattaacaattatgatggtgatgatgttatgttatgatgacgatgactgATAAAGATTGTTATGATGAATCTGTCTTTGTTCTAAAGGCTCTTGGTACAGGTAACGACAGAGGTGTCCCTACCCAGGCATCCTTCACAGATTCTCGTATGCGGTATAGAAACATGAAGGGAAAGAGTGTAAAGAAGAGTAGAGAATGGATCAAGGAGAAGAAAGAACGAAGGAGGCGACAAGGAAAAGGGTCAGTTTTTGCTAATCGGTGTCATCCTGAATATGAATCTTCAATTCCTTTAGTTCCAATATTTATTTCTggctttccttattttttttcatggctgTACGCAAATTTTTTACATACATACAATTTTTCGAAAAAGGTGATAGAGAGCGAAGTGaccgagcttgtcatttgggcgcttttgcattttcaaaCAGAAATTGAAGGATTGCGTGCTTACTTTTAATGAGTTTTGTGAAAAGTTTCAGTAAAAGAAATTTAAGTATTTAAAAGTTCTGGGAGGGGGGCAACTGTTGctcatttttattgattattgaattaatttgtttattttctttagtttttttattcatttatctattcattcacttatttatttatcatttattaattcattcattcattaattcatccattcattcatttattcatttttttttgtgggggtggTGCATGCAAGTTTGGCTTATCTATCAGATCAATTGTCTATAATTGTAGGATATTTGCATGTGATGATAGAAAAAAGAAGGATCCTTTCACcccccaaaaatatttttaaggtatttcaattaaaatttgttttgaattatTCTTCCACCTTCATGTCCAACATATCTCCTCAAAGCAATTCTATATTTGGACATGACACTGAGCTTTCTCATTGACAGCCATTAAATCATCTTGGCTGCTCTGATATTTAATGTGtagtgattttattttcaaatcatagCAGTGTAGACCACTTTCAATTACAGTCTGTTCTTGCAACAACTTTCTCCATccctttaattattatttactcAGCACTCTTTGCATAcatttaatcaaatattgtaaTCTAGAATCACAAATATGAATTACAAATCAAATTGCAAACAGAAAACctgggggggtgtttcacaaagatttaaatctGACTTACAGTCGCACTTAAACGCTGATGGCTACATGATGTGTAacacgcaatcttattgatcaatacacaGTTGTGTGCGTCCTCTTAgtatgatctgaccaatgcagtcatGCCTTTAATACCGCATGCAACTAGACATATAAGTGCGACTCTAATATccccatctcactagatggcgattccactgcgatcgtcaaaaatcgacaaagcgtggtataacgtagcttgatcgtgccttgatcttttcaatcttctccgtcgtaccttgatcttttctgaagcggcaaggatcgccaccatctttatggtcgccacaaaattttgaacatgttcaaaacttacgtagcgagatcgcggaggtgctaaagcgcatcacaatcgagtcatgagcgtattacaaacgacatattcgtagctgtaacggagccccaacgcataaagcgtatataagcgcattaaaagcggcaccgatcgcccgtggttttcaggcccgttcccaagacaattctgctacgctgcttccgtttacaaggcgactgccttgcgctcgacacgcttcacacagctttcaccacgacgcttccttcTTTGGGTGGCATGTGGCACACGTTCTCAGCCCGCTACAGGCGTTCACGTTGCGCTTTTGCTGCGCCGCTGATGACTGGGCAGCGATTGCGCAACAACCGTCCGTGCTGCTATAAAACGACGTGCCGATGGTGGcggattatcatatttgcaacagattacgaggcgataccacggcgttttcaaactacctcccagaaaaaggaccagaaaagggaaagctgcccaagctacccctcttaggccggcggttgaagaggaagatcaaggggttatggtggtggtagagggggtacaggaggaggatgaaaatcttacttctgagccagctggaaagagaaaaaagacgctcacatgtcttgatgacgaaatgggttacctctgcagaaataaataaattgattatgttttgaaaataaattgaattctaaccacagtgacagtatacaacatcaaattttgttaatgatccgatcactaatgtattgattgggaaaggcaatctttagggagattctggcattgtgcccccctccccctctctttttatgagtgctctcacatcagtagactacttcttgtcagcaaatttggaaggaatttaccaaatatttttgagtgacaaactttgtggaaaaaaataaacagaatatcaaagatttttatgctcttttatgaaattctggatGCATCCCTCATATTAACTCTTAGGCTCATcgacatcttttgaatgaaattttaaaaatattgtatattatgacttaggtgacagccaggatcggaccctgtatctttttggcctcctcctactcctgtcctcgcattcaacttttaactgatgttcttttagaatgccaagatgtataagtccaaccaaattctggacatccatgttggtcggaggttggcaatcgactgaaaaatgtgtcatgtgccgcgattagtatgccgattgcttgaaatcgtttcaagagcccatcatgaacgtaacataatcgcttcattcgtagcaccaccgtaccgaggtcctaattagcgtatgagcctcgttgtacgatcgctttgatcgcagaagcggcgcatcacatctgcctcgaatcgtcgcaagaaagtggcatcgtcgtactttcagcgtattaccatcgccttcagcgcaggtcggtcgcatagaagttgcagtgcaatcgtctcgcaggctaaaaatagaattcgaggaagattctgctacgatttgcgggatttacacagatcgccatggtcgccacgatcgccttcctagtgagatgggggtattagTCATacttaaaatctttgtgaaacacccccaggtctCTGGGCTAATGCAAACTTTTTTTAACTAAACTTTTTGAAAACTGGAATAACCGTGTTTCTAGGGTAAAGTGTGTTGATTGAGTGCTGTACGAGTCATCATAGTCACTTGTCAcaaatttcttctttcttcttgatATAATCTTTGCAGAGAGGTGAGGCCAGACTCCAAGTATACAGGAAGGAAACGATCAGGAAAAGCCTTCTGagattgccaatttgaggactTACTCCCGAGTTTGCCACTTTGAGGAATGATCTCTTTCACAGCTGCATTCAGAAATAGCATGCTTACAGACAGTGCTTTTTATCATGATGAGAGTTCAAGGATGAACTGATGGAATATTTTAAAGTGGAGAAATTTTGCGGATATTCTCCGGAGGCATTTGCTTACGTTTATCAAGGACTCTTTCATCAGTGTGTACAGGAATACCATTCTTGCAGATGATGCTATTCTTCTAGATCTTGATATGGAGGAACTATTAAGGGGAGATGTTTTGTGGATGTTCTCCAGAAATACTGTCTCAAGTTAATCCAGGAATTCTCTCTTTAAACTGCATACAGAAACTGCACCTTTATAGAAAATGTTTAATCAGAGATCAAGGTATTGGTGAGCTGAAGGGGAGATATTCTGTGGATATGCTTCAGCGATGCATTTCCATTAGTCCTGAAGTCTATTTGGTTTTGAAAAAAGTAGGCAACTTTTATGAGAGAAACATATCAATGAAGGGTTGATGAAAACTCTTCACAAGATTAACAGAGAACTTGATGGATTTTCAAAGCTTTGATTTGTGATAATACCTGCAAGTCGCACCCCAATATGTAATGCGCTATTAAATTGTACACAGATCTTGTATGATATCATGTTTTAATGCACTTGCAAAGGACTTGGACATTATTATCTCTGCTTTAGCCTTGCGGCCTTTTACAGCACACAAGCATTTCAAGAagtaaataatataatattgaaTATATGATAAGATCATTCATATATCATCAGCCACATTTCCTACATGCTTTTATGAgtgaaaaaatatacttttaaaccctgtgaaaaattataatttaggAATTAATGGAATTTTTATTACATGACATATGGGGCTGCTACTTGCATGTGTTTCATGTACAAGGGATCCCTTTTGATACAAGATTCATATGGTCACCAATAGAAAAGATGGAATTGTCAATTCACAACCTCAAGGCCATGGCCCATTGCAAGAAGAATTGCAACTCAAGAAATCAACTACGAGTACTTaattatcaaccaatcagaagtatGTATTTGGAACTTGCACTTGATGTTTTTGCAATAGACCACTGATCTTTTGTGTTAACAATGATGGATGAGAATATTTATCTTTGATGCATGCCAATAAATGTATGTTTATGATTTTAAtacttatatatatttattaactAGAGCACATAAAATAATCGAACATGAAGTATATATTTTACTGAGCTCATGGGGAATTAATGTTCTTCAAATTCAAGCCTCTCTTAGTTTTAGTACCCccctccctgcccccccccaccTGCTAAAAATGGTGCTGGTTATTATTCCAGTTTATTACTACATTATATCAATGTGTATGCTAAAAATCGTTTTGATGTGGAAACTGGATaacatgaaggaaaaaaaaacatgttttagcagatgtattttgcaattttacattttttaaactgTATTATTGCTTTTTAGTATAATACCATTTCTCAAGAATAGAATGGGATCCAAAGTTCAGGATAtagtttttctttgttttctgatTAGCAATTCATTATAACGTTTGAAAGATAAGTTTTGATaactgatgtggtttacggttcaccatgtgaagtgttatagaaacagtggatagaagaagagaagaaatggataggcgagaaagtggagatttgagagtagagtattctttcttgaaagtagtcctgaaaaggactgtaaaccaggaaagattgatgagttgagaacagcttgagtagtagagctaatgaggagatgctggcttgagtcggcgagtagagatgatgagtagtagagaggcggcgagtagagatgatgagtagtagagagactctctactactcatcatctctactcgccgactcaagccagcatctcctcattagctctactactcaagctgttctcaactcatcaatctttcctggtttacagtccttttcaggactactttcaagaaagaatactctactctcaaatctccactttctcgcctatccatttcttctcttcttctatccactgtttctataacacttcacatggtgtaccgtaaaccacatcagcgattgtacataccaccatgcaaaccttcaaacaacaagTTTTGATAGggcttttttttatagaaaaatagaaatttataaCTGAGATTCAGCTAAGTATCctcaaatgtaaaataaaaattatcacaaataTACAGTGGTTGTAAAAAGATTTTTATACCCCCGCCAAACAAAGTTTGAAGGGGGTATATAGGAATCAGCGTACGGTCTGTCCGTTGTAAATCTTGCGCATCGAACTACTTTCTCAATTttaaaccaattctcatgaaacttggaacaCATATTGGTGTTGGGGTGAAGATGTGCACGACTTATATTTTAGTGTGTCAGAATTtgtgtttccatggtaacaacatTATATGCCCCAAATTAGGCAAAATTCTGGCGGTTCGAACTACCTgattagttttcaaccaattctcatgaaattttgcTCACACATAGGTCTTGCAGTGAAGATGGCAAGACATTTTGTTTTTCCATGTGTTGGAAactattgccatggtaacggcatttggcgggggtatttatcaccttcagtgatagtTCTAGTTTAAAATTGGAATGTTAGATGATACTCCAATATTTTATTGAGCCATTACCTATCAATTCTTTAGATGgcctttaaaatattcaaaGGTGGAGATTTCCTTCAAATGGTAAGCTGATCTAGATCTTTGGAGCTTCATGAGCCAATAATCAattaccttgttttttttaatttgaaaaggGATCTATCGATGCAAAGAATATTGTGAACTGTGCAGGTTGTGACTGTGCTTACTTTgaaatttaaaggagaatgaaacccttgaaaccagctgaatccatatcaaagagaaaaatcaaagaaacatattgttcaaagtttgaggaagattgaatgaataataagaaagttatgagcatttgaatattgagatcactaatgccatgtagatcctccaattggcaatgcaaccaagatctgtgatgtcacacacgtacaactccctcattactttagtacttatttcaattatattctcacttttatagtctatcacaaggtgaggtgttctctttatgagaggacaagtacagaggtttcacaacattatatcattgatgaatcgtttgtcatatgattagaatgagcaaaaagagatgttttggggtatattttcagtgtccaaaaggggagagttgttcatctgtgacatcatagatcttggtcgttgccaattgccaatgggaggatctccatagcattagtgatctcgacattcaaatgctcataactcttctattgctagtcctattttactcaaacttttgttgatcttattctttgatttttctgctttcacaaaagctaacttgctacaagagtttcattctcctttaaccatTTTGCAATGTAAGTTGGACCGTTACTGAGAAGTGCTTCGAGATTTTCATGTCATTGGTAGATTTCCTAAAGCTGGGGGTGATGCCTGTAAATTTTGTATAACCATAAACCAATCAGCCTTGCGTAGTGTTTGGAACCTGCGGTAATCCTATTGTTTTAGGGTCAGGGATTACATCCATTACATTTTACGTatgatcaatatttattttactaAAAGATTGCCGTTGGCCAATCTTTTGTCTCTCTGGCTCAGCTGcatcatgaaataaaattacagaCTTTGAAATGGTGAATGTAATGTTCTTCTTGActtaattaaaggaaataataatTAGTTACAGAAGGGATGATCACCCCCTCTATAGTTTGAGAATCACCTTTGAACATACAATGTACATATTGATATTGCTGAATCTAAGAAAATTGTTATCCGCTCCTTTTGCTCTTTGGGCCGCCTCTATCTCTAAATACTGGATCCGCCATTCGTACTAGTTTGTACACTAAATGGAAATcgtgaaatataatttccattttCGAAACTAGAGTATTTCAAGTAATTTATggatatgtgtacatgtatgcatttgctgtgggaaggggggggggggggggatgggcgATGGGAATgtcagagagagggagaggaaaAGCTTGAGAGAGAGAGCATGGGATATACAGAGCGGAAAGAGAAAGTGCTTGAGAAACAGATTTGGGAGTGTGTGTGAGAGAAAAAGGAGGGGTCAAATTGATTAAGAGAAGAAATAATTACAAGTGAGTAGAGATAGGGTGTTGACTATTCACACCAGTAGGAGAAAGATAAAAATGAGGAAATCGAGATAGGGGGAGGTAAAAGTGAAAGAATCAAGACTTGGGgcaagaaaaaaaggttaaaaaaaaagccaTTATGTAAATGCATTTGGATTAGTTGAAGTCAATTTAACTACCGGTAAATCAGGAATTTTAAACATCTGAAATGCATCTTTGttgtttgctttcttttttttcctttcattttcaaataagcTTGGTCTTTAAAAACTAACTTTTCCAAGAATCGAAGTGATTCAATAGGctaattcaaacaaaattacaatgaTTGAGGTCAGAAACGAATGGGAAGAGCTTTCTTTCGTAAAGTGGTCCGTTATTCATCAAGATATATATTTCTTGGTATGGGTACCACCAAACGGTAAAGAATTTCCATGTGACGTAACAAGCGGTCATGTTGGATGACATAACAATGGGATACCTGTGCATTAAAGGGAAATcctacccaaataaaaacttgttttataaggaacagaaaaatcagacaagttgataggtgaaagtttgaacaatattggacaaacaacaagaaagttatgcatttttaaaagttgtaaatattggtaatcactatacccatggagacttcaaattggccgcatatgggatgtcatggtgatgtaaggcaaggactactcttccatgtactccaatacatatgatgcctaaaatgtcatttttcctaaaagttttatttcaaataatatttttctttcatgaggacataaaacaatatactacctgggttatatttagattaatgccccaggggaatgggtacataggagaaaaccacaaatccctgataataaagtacatggcctatgggaaagttgtccttgccccttgtcataatttacttactcagttgccaatttgaaatctacatagtattagtgatctcaattttaaagcagctataactttcttattgcttgtccgatttctttcaaactttcaccattctgtttaatttatttttctccttcctaacacaacattttatggccaagactggattcccctttaaacaataaaaaacaatgattgATCACTGATGCACTGGTTTTTATCGTTTTTCCTCCTATTGTATACCCCTTCACTGCCATTGAGCTAACACAACATGTAGTGTGCAGTAGCTACCTGCTCTCATGCGTGGAGTATGGTGATCATGGATATTTTTCAGATAGTCAAGAGTtccatttgattaaaaaaaaactaaactaTTGTCGATTATTTTCACTAGGAAATGTCTGCTTCTCATTCTGTCAGAAGCAAATTTATCAAcctcaagtccaccccagaaaaaatgtcgatttgaatcaatagagaaaaataaaacaagcatgctgaaaatagagaaataaagaaaaataaaacaagcatgctgaaaatttcatcaaaatcggatgtaaaatacgaaagttatgacattttaaagtttcaattatttttcacaaaacagttatatgcacaattcagtgacatgcaaaagaGAGTCGATGTCCCgtgctcactatttctttttattgtttgaattacacaatatttcattttataaacagatttggcaataatgaccaacttgactgaaccagtAAGTGCTTAAATAATggtaattacacatgttcagggaggaataaaatgtttcacaggacaatgaaggaaaaattagaatttttcatattttagatAATAAAAATACTTAAGAAATAGTGatatcatcagtctcctcatttgcatacagaacAGGATTACTGcagataactgttttgtgaaattaagcaaaaataaaaaatgtcagaACTTGCTGAGTTTTACTttcgattttgaagaaattttcaatgttttgcttgttggatttttctccttttattcaaatcgactgttggggtggatttgtcctttaaggacgttccacagttatgtttgtgcgcattatgatctgtgCATactttacactctgcgcgctgacgtcacaatggatgaacaggtgattaattagctctgggtatgagctgatttttctcatcatctgcactctaactACAGATCCGATGCATTAgcttatgaagctaaaaaatggaattattccatggaccattaaaaaaaaacatctctacaatttcaaaatattttactctgcagtgctgccaagaatcacgaataagtccccgagtttgaataaatggtagagtggttttgattttttcttcacatagatacaaagcattcggcacATTTTtcgtgttttaaaaagcacatttgctctaaaaaaaatgctgatagtttaaaaacaagcacatgaacccccattttttaatgtttatacctcttaggtataccttcctctacaacttcgcaaattttggtgaaaatgacatgaatttgtacttttgtagtatgttattgaaatttcacatttttttagattgggttcttgttatcttttacgccattttaagaactgacagtgctgttagacttaaaactgcaaacaaatagcactataaatagattctccattctaacgatacaattattaactctcttgcgaaatttgatgactttttcatgtattttgactgagt from Lytechinus pictus isolate F3 Inbred chromosome 2, Lp3.0, whole genome shotgun sequence carries:
- the LOC129281059 gene encoding probable 18S rRNA (guanine-N(7))-methyltransferase codes for the protein MIEIQMTMSERAIELLSLPEDTPSFILDIGCGSGLSGEALTEQGHHWVGMDISSSMLDIAIEREVDGDVCLADMGQGIFFKPGTFDGAISISALQWLCNADKKSHHPPKRLYKFFSTLYGALRRGSKAVFQFYPENPSQLELITSQAMRAGFTGGLVVDFPNSTRAKKMFLCLFAGVSNPTLPKALGTGNDRGVPTQASFTDSRMRYRNMKGKSVKKSREWIKEKKERRRRQGKGEVRPDSKYTGRKRSGKAF